NNNNNNNNNNNNNNNNNNNNNNNNNNNNNNNNNNNNNNNNNNNNNNNNNNNNNNNNNNNNNNNNNNNNNNNNNNNNNNNNNNNNNNNNNNNNNNNNNNNNNNNNNNNNNNNNNNNNNNNNNNNNNNNNNNNNNNNNNNNNNNNNNNNNNNNNNNNNNNNNNNNNNNNNNNNNNNNNNNNNNNNNNNNNNNNNNNNNNNNNNNNNNNNNNNNNNNNNNNNNNNNNNNNNNNNNNNNNNNNNNNNNNNNNNNNNNNNNNNNNNNNNNNNNNNNNNNNNNNNNNNNNNNNNNNNNNNNNNNNNNNNNNNNNNNNNNNNNNNNNNNNNNNNNNNNNNNNNNNNNNNNNNNNNNNNNNNNNaaaaaaaaaaaaaaaaaaaataaatttattaaaaaaaaaaaaaaaaaaaaaaaaaaaatatttttttttttttttttttttttttttttttttttttttttttttttttttttttttttttgcgTACTTTCTCTAAAACTCTTATCTCTTCATCGTTAATATATACTGTAGCCTTTCCTTCTTTCAAAATGTATAAGACATCTCCATAATCTCCTTGTTTAACAATGGTTTCACCAGatttaaaattttgtaTTACACAAGCATTAGTAATCATGTTTTTTTGTGCTTCAGTTAACATATCAAAAACTGAAACAGAATCGATAAATGTTCTGTTTTCGTTAAAATTTCTATTAGATAATTGTTTTAGGGTAGCTCTAAATGTACTTCTTTGAACTCCCCATAGAGTTCCATCAGTTTCTGCAATAATAGTTGCACTTCTTTGGGTATTATGAATTAAAGCAGCTTCACCGAAAGAACTACCTTTTCCCATAGTCTTTActtttttatcatttacATAAACGTCAAATTTGCCActattaataatgaaaaagtATGACCCTAAAAGGgaataacaaaaaaaaaaaaaaaaaaaaatatatatatatatatatgacatacacattacataaatattttatgtaaagacacatatatattttattattaacaagaaattatttacttatatatatatatatatatatatatttatttattttggTACCTTTTTCCCCTTGCTTTATTACTAAATTTCCacttttaaaaacaaagaATTGCATATAATTAGACAGAGTCAATATTTCATTATCGTTTAATGTACTACAAACTagattattttttaaggAAGTCTTTATCATATCAATATCTTCTGAAAGCTTTTCCCGAAGTTCTAAATGATcctaaaaataaaattaaatatatgttatagataaatagaaaaaaaaaaaaaattctgAAAACAacatttgtatataattaaatatggatatgtaatataaaaataatatataataaaccATCACAGAAATTTATACATAGATTATTCccttttaaatatacaatttaaaaaaaaaaaaaaaaacaaattcCTTTTATTTCTTACCTCCATTAAACTATCTTCTCCTGTAAAATCATCATTTGAAAATATAGCcttctttttatttctttcattcctaacaaaaatatgattaaaaagaaaaaaaaaaaaaaaaaagaagaagaatCATACATTAGTAAACAAGAGcaattttaaaaagaaatatatagaaCATCCATAACATGTAATTAAATTTTCTATACattatatctttaaaaatataaaattaaaaaaatataataataataaatgaaaacCAAAAAAATGATGCACATATAAGTTTGTAAAGTATTATGAAATATTCTTAAtcttataataaatttgttaccttcatataaataaaattgtataaatgtaggtataaatttatgtatatatatatatatatatatatattatatatatatatgtatttttctttttttttttttaacatatttcAAATTTACCCTTTTTTTAGATTATCATCTtcttccattttttttttttttttttattatctattatatattttatatacacTTAATATCTCTCTAAATCTTTGTGTatacaaattaaaaaaaaaaaaaaaatgtgtaaatatttatgagaaaataattttccttttttattacacaagttaaaaatattaattattaaaacatggtgaaataaattgtatattttaaaagtgtttaatttaattgagtttttaaaaatataaaaaaaaaaaaaaaaaattagaaaatgtattaataaaaattatgtttGCAGAAataagtaaaaaaaaaaaaaaaatttaggTACAAAAAGGTggaaaattaaaatttggaaattaaataaaaaaataaaaaaattaaatgatatatatataatatatatatatatatatatattttccctttttttcttcaaagaaatgttaatatatttatatataataattatgaatttataacaaaaaaaaaaaaaaaaaaaaaaaaaaaattgatatTATTCTAAATTAATTCTTCAAAttaattcaaaaaaaaaaaaagaaaaaatacaatgtataaaattaatCACAATAAATAGAAAATTGAAAAACATGTGTAAAATAACAATTTATTCATTCNNNNNNNNNNNNNNNNNNNNNNNNNNNNNNNNNNNNNNNNNNNNNNNNNNNNNNNNNNNNNNNNNNNNNNNNNNNNNNNNNNNNNNNNNNNNNNNNNNNNNNNNNNNNNNNNNNNNNNNNNNNNNNNNNNNNNNNNNNNNNNNNNNNNNNNNNNNNNNNNNNNNNNNNNNNNNNNNNNNNNNNNNNNNNNNNNNNNNNNNNNNNNNNNNNNNNNNNNNNNNNNNNNNNNNNNNNNNNNNNNNNNNNNNNNNNNNNNNNNNNNNNNNNNNNNNNNNNNNNNNNNNNNNNNNNNNNNNNNNNNNNNNNNNNNNNNNNNNNNNNNNNNNNNNNNNNNNNNNNNNNNNNNNNNNNNNNNNNNNNNNNNNNNNNNNNNNNNNNNNNNNNNNNNNNNNNNNNNNNNattttttttttttttttttttttttttaaatcaaAAAATGTGGGTGTAATATTATAGGTTAGGAAtatgatatttattttatacataaattaaaaaaaaaaatatatatatatatataaatatgaaatattaaatcTGAAAGACTTTGAAATTTCTTTAaatcataatttataatttttgctgaatatatactttgttataaaattaatatattttttttttctttacttttttatcttgtctttattattctttGACATGAAAATAGAACAAAAACAAgtaaataatgaagatataaaataatattgtttCGATTTGGtaatatttcttaaaaataacaattagtaattatataaagaaaaaaaaaggtttATTCTATATTGATAAtgtattcattttattttattattacatttttttaataatttaagatggtttttattatgataaatttACATGGAATAGGGCATCTGTTTAAAtgattaatatatatatatatatatatatatatatatatatatatatatttaatcaaaatgaaatttttttctttctgtacttttttataatatatacatataataacatacttatgtataaatacatacacaAATACGTAcatttattcatatatatatatatatatatatagcacattttcatattaacatattttaattaaacATGTTGATATACAGaaacaaattataaaaaggtatatttaaataaaaattaaggaatataatgtgaataatttaatacgttgtaaaaattatttcaaatatatatttatatacaaaaaaaggaataaaaGGTGTGTTTAAATAGTTCATGTCATTTTATTCTATCCTATCTTTACTTTGTTCTtgtcatatataaatttttttcaatagagaaaataaattaacCTGAACATTCCACATTTTAATTATCATATTGGCTATCCAATTAACTTAACTTCAACACTAGATTTTTTATTGTCTTTCGAATTAGCATTTTGGTATTGTTTTgataacaaataataaaagtatttattattaattttctGCCTATTATAAGcctaaaaaaaaaaaaaaaaaaaaaaaaaaaaaaaaaaaaaattatacagataaaaaaaaaaaaaaaatatttttatttttttttttatttttttttttttttttatataaaaaaattttttttattttatatacttttttttttttaaaaatactcatattttttaaattattaatattataaagaaaaaagggTNNNNNNNNNNNNNNNNNNNNNNNNNNNNNNNNNNNNNNNNNNNNNNNNNNNNNNNNNNNNNNNNNNNNNNNNNNNNNNNNNNNNNNNNNNNNNNNNNNNNNNNNNNNNNNNNNNNNNNNNNNNNNNNNNNNNNNNNNNNNNNNNNNNNNNNNNNNNNNNNNNNNNNNNNNNNNNNNNNNNNNNNNNNNNNNNNNNNNNNNNNNNNNNNNNNNNNNNNNNNNNNNNNNNNNNNNNNNNNNNNNNNNNNNNNNNNNNNNNNNNNNNNNNNNNNNNNNNNNNNNNNNNNNNNNNNNNNNNNNNNNNNNNNNNNNNNNNNNNNNNNNNNNNNNNNcaaaaaaaaaaaaaaaaaaaaaaaaaaaaaaaaaaaaaaattataccgatatatatatatatatatatatttatttatttatttatttatttatttatttttatatgtaaaaatattcattaatttatatacttGTGTTATGTTCAGAATATccacattttttaaatactTAATATGCTTTAGGAATAAGGGtataaatacattataaaaattaatgtcattaaatgataaataagaaaatgATCTTAATAGGGATGCCAATATTGGTAAGCTAATAAAGTAAACATTTTTACAAAcatatatagataaaatTTGTAAAAGTGTGTAATTTGTgacttttatattattataaaataagatTTTCTTATTTTGTCCTTGTTCATTAGATAcgtttttattattatttaacCATAAATAAGTATTGTATACAACATTTTTAATAGTATGGTTAaatctattttttttaacaattGTTTGTTTTGTAAATGCTAAAAgattatacaaatatatagataatgTTTTTGCATCACATAagttattaatatataagtCGATAATTCTATGAGTAATAGAATATATGAATGattctttataatatctATCTGTATGTactaaaaatattaatacacttttaatttctttactatcaaaattatcaattatatatgtttcattattttttattaaattaagaactttattttgtaatttattaaaatttgaAGAATTGTGATgcatatttaataataacatagAATCGAttatatagaatatatgaccaatataataattatctATAAATAAGAGTTTCTTTCGATATCTACAtatttgattattattacataataaaatgttatcctttttatttatgtatatttcaatttttgtattatccaaatgaatacatatatttctaAACACATCAATCATTTTTTGGTGGTTAAATTCATAATACAAATTTTCTCTTATAAAAtcattatacatattaataaatttatcaatatgtaaattttccttattgtcaataattttatttttattattattattattattattaccatttTTGTTGTTGTGCATGTTAATAAATggttcattttttatatctttcGTTTTATAAtcttcataaaaaaataatttgtCCCATTGTGACATATGTAACATTTTAGATgttgatttttttttatcattattaatttcaatatgaatattttctttctttttgaataaatttttattagttgattttgaatttaaaaagaaggaataaaaatttaatcCATCATTATATAAGCTATTTTTAAATAGTGTATAATTATCtctatttatatttttaatttcttgtatatataaattatgtataCCATTATCATTCgtttcattatttttatctaaatcattattactattaacATTTATAGAATCAGGATTATTAAATTGTTCTACATtatccttattattattattattattattatttaattgttttatattagAAGAATCATTCTCTTTGTCAACTTTGTTGTAATGTTCTTTATCCTCTTCATCATATAATTCATCATTTTGAAAATTGTCTTCATGCCTAGTAATGGTTTGAATTAAATCGTCAAgcaaataattattaaaagttatattttcatttttatatagaGCATATATGCGTGATAACATACATACTTCAAAAAGATTTGcattttgttcatatacatttttgtttatttttctGGTTAAGAGAGAAAAGATGTTTTTATCAAAAAACTTCATTTTATGTAAGAATTGTAATATGTTTAACAAAAtgtaattattaaaattataaaaattttctataaatatttctatGATAGGaacaattttattattatcatgcACATCACTAAGTAAGCTAAGACATTCaaaatatttgtaaatTAGTACTGGTTCTACctcttcattatttattataaaatctCTTAAGATATTATCTAATGTTCCATTACTcagttttaaaaaagaaaaataataaaacatcatcattaaataatttatatttatattatttaataaatcctttgtatttttacttttatatatattatcaaatTGCTTACTGAGTTCTGTCAAAAAGTCCAAATCGTATATTCTTTCcatataacaaaaatatagcatagaaaatatatctaCAAATTTTATCTGATGTTTATTAGAACCATCTTTTGAAAATTCAATCttatattgtataaatTCAAGTAGTACTTTCTTATATTcgtttatatattttttttttttatcatcagTACTTTCCTTAGTGAAAAAATCTATGATTAAATTTGGGATGGCATCAggattttttttatcatgCATTTTTAGGATATCATTAAGGAATGGACTCTTTATATTGTCACAGTTTTCCTTCGTATGAGtatattcttcatttttattagtTTGAAtgtttaaatttttaattttatcatCTTTATCATTGTTATTCTTTTGCATAGAATTAAAGTTTActctttttataaattctggtatatcattttttattaatatatatcttttatataaactTGGTCCATGAAAATATcttgaaaataatatacgTCTTGTTAACATTTTGTtattctttctttctttattttatttttttttttttttataatttatatattatatttaaaaaaataagatgACAGTTcaaattgtatatattataatataatataacaaaaaaagagaaactataaataaataaataaataaatatatatatatatatatatatatatatatatatatatatatatataatatacaatatataatatataatttcatattatgtaataatataatactacttatttatttttttatacattttattcCTTTTCAAGTATATGATcaattaatttaaaatcAACTGCTTCATCTgcattaaaatatttatctCTTTCTAAAACATTTGAAATAACATTTGTATCTTTTTCTGTATTTTTAGAAATTATTTctattactttttttttggtgttcattatttctttattttgtatttcaATATTGGTTGCTTGGTTAAAGGGTATGATAGAATAAGATTGATTTAAACAAAAAGAGGAgttttttaaagaaaagCGATAGCCTTTTTTTCCACTGCTAGCTAATATACAAGCAATTCCATACGCTTTTCCAAGACAATAAGTATACACATCAgaagatatataattaattacATCAACTATTGATATTACATCAGTTATACCATtcaaatttattattttattattatctatgTCACCTGTActgttaatatataaatgtatagGTTTTCTTTTAGATTCATATtctaaatataataactGTGAAATGATTTGTTCTGATATATGAGGATAAATAggtgatgataaaaatataattcttttagATAAAAGTAATGAAGgtatatttatgttatacTTGTGATGTTCATTATCggaataatataatgggcttttattattattttcttttttatatctttttatattgattttgtttgtaataaaattatatctcgttataatttttgtacatttacaaaaatttatacaaattaacataaataataacagGCCTTGCATTTTTTAGTATTCAAAgcattatatatatatatatatatatatatatatatatatatatgtatgtatatttccatatatattgtgaatatataacaaGGAACATATATTAGTATGCCATATTTTATAGTTATAATTATGCTACgatggatatatatatatatacatacatacatgTATGTTTAATATGggataatatttattttatatatttggtGTTTTTATATGTGAATTATTcgatataaataatgtaaaaagaagaaatatatatatatattaaattaaatttatattatatataaatacatatcatttaaaataatataaatgcATATAATTAATGGAAACTATAATGAGCTTATAAATTGTAATTAAGcttcataaaaatatagatttgacataaaaaaatatatatatatatatatatatatatattataataaatgatataaaaaaaaaaaaaaaaaaatgaataatatatatcatatgaaataaaataccgagagatatatttttttatttttccatttatgtatttttaagaaaaaaaaaataataaataacaaaagtaatttttacacatattattattatatatatatatatatatatatatatatatataatatatatgtgtgttAACTTgtcatttattatatttataattttaagatgaaaatttttcattaatgTATGATTTAATTAAGTTAGCTTCCTCTTCCATTTGTTCCATTGATCTAATGGATgtactaaaaaaaaaaaaaaaaaaaaagaaaaggaaagGTGTAATATTGTCAagttcatatattataattaataaaatcatTATGAAGAAAGCgtttaatataaaacattgagataatgtatattcaaattataaaataatataatttatttatgatatgtaaaaaatatgatataatatatatatatatatatatatttatatatatatatgtgtaataaattaattttactTGAATTCTTCCAGTTTAAAATTTCGTTCTATTTCATTTTGAGAACATACATTAATTGTATTATTGCAAgaattacatataatattttttccataGCCTAAGttaattttattcatatcattataaatattatcattatttttgtaatcATTAATTTTCCTTGgtattatatgaatatgaaCATGATCAACAGTTTGCCCTGCTTCTTTGCCATCTTGAATAGCAATAGAGAAATCAGTTGTATTAAATAAGTTGCCCATAATATAACACATAAaattacataataaatttatatcGATAATTTCTTCTATATCTAAATCATTGTagtgtttttttttttttaaagttgttaataatatatgacCAGGTAATAATGGCTTATTATTTACGAAACCATAAGAATATTTAGTAGTTATAAATACCTCCCTTTTGTCAATTTCATATATACCgaattcatatttttcagagctcttatttttataccattctaatttttcaagtatgtttttatatttttccattatacaaataatatacgaaaaaataaaataatataaataaaaaatatatatatatatatatatatatatattcaagttcaaataaaagagagtttattttattattatatttttttaatgattACAAAATctgaaaaaattataaaaatatagtaCAGACAATATATTAGTACAAATTATTTCGAGGTGtacttttttatattatattatttattctaTCCTTAATATGTGTTTCCCTTTATAATTGGAAACACACATataaagtatatatttaattatatgctaatgttttaatttaattttttcgTGTACTTATATAGGAgatttttcaaaatatgcactgatttttatttatatatatataaaggatataatacatacatacatacatatatatatatatatatacattgACAATATGTTCCTTTTTTTNNNNNNNNNNNNNNNNNNNNNNNNNNNNNNNNNNNNNNNNNNNNNNNNNNNNNNNNNNNNNNNNNNNNNNNNNNNNNNNNNNNNNNNNNNNNNNNNNNNNaaaatttttaaatttaaattattatatataataaaagtacagtgaaaaaatatattttcattttttttatggaTGTATAAATGGATTTCAAaaaggtatatatatatatatatttttttttttttttttttttttttttttttt
This is a stretch of genomic DNA from Plasmodium reichenowi strain SY57 chromosome 14, whole genome shotgun sequence. It encodes these proteins:
- a CDS encoding hypothetical protein (conserved Plasmodium protein, unknown function) codes for the protein MLTRRILFSRYFHGPSLYKRYILIKNDIPEFIKRVNFNSMQKNNNDKDDKIKNLNIQTNKNEEYTHTKENCDNIKSPFLNDILKMHDKKNPDAIPNLIIDFFTKESTDDKKKKYINEYKKVLLEFIQYKIEFSKDGSNKHQIKFVDIFSMLYFCYMERIYDLDFLTELSKQFDNIYKSKNTKDLLNNININYLMMMFYYFSFLKLSNGTLDNILRDFIINNEEVEPVLIYKYFECLSLLSDVHDNNKIVPIIEIFIENFYNFNNYILLNILQFLHKMKFFDKNIFSLLTRKINKNVYEQNANLFEVCMLSRIYALYKNENITFNNYLLDDLIQTITRHEDNFQNDELYDEEDKEHYNKVDKENDSSNIKQLNNNNNNNNKDNVEQFNNPDSINVNSNNDLDKNNETNDNGIHNLYIQEIKNINRDNYTLFKNSLYNDGLNFYSFFLNSKSTNKNLFKKKENIHIEINNDKKKSTSKMLHMSQWDKLFFYEDYKTKDIKNEPFINMHNNKNGNNNNNNNKNKIIDNKENLHIDKFINMYNDFIRENLYYEFNHQKMIDVFRNICIHLDNTKIEIYINKKDNILLCNNNQICRYRKKLLFIDNYYIGHIFYIIDSMLLLNMHHNSSNFNKLQNKVLNLIKNNETYIIDNFDSKEIKSVLIFLVHTDRYYKESFIYSITHRIIDLYINNLCDAKTLSIYLYNLLAFTKQTIVKKNRFNHTIKNVVYNTYLWLNNNKNVSNEQGQNKKILFYNNIKVTNYTLLQILSIYVCKNVYFISLPILASLLRSFSYLSFNDINFYNVFIPLFLKHIKYLKNVDILNITQAYNRQKINNKYFYYLLSKQYQNANSKDNKKSSVEVKLIG
- a CDS encoding ATP-dependent Clp protease proteolytic subunit, putative gives rise to the protein MQGLLLFMLICINFCKCTKIITRYNFITNKINIKRYKKENNNKSPLYYSDNEHHKYNINIPSLLLSKRIIFLSSPIYPHISEQIISQLLYLEYESKRKPIHLYINSTGDIDNNKIINLNGITDVISIVDVINYISSDVYTYCLGKAYGIACILASSGKKGYRFSLKNSSFCLNQSYSIIPFNQATNIEIQNKEIMNTKKKVIEIISKNTEKDTNVISNVLERDKYFNADEAVDFKLIDHILEKE
- a CDS encoding histidine triad protein, putative, with the translated sequence MEKYKNILEKLEWYKNKSSEKYEFGIYEIDKREVFITTKYSYGFVNNKPLLPGHILLTTLKKKKHYNDLDIEEIIDINLLCNFMCYIMGNLFNTTDFSIAIQDGKEAGQTVDHVHIHIIPRKINDYKNNDNIYNDMNKINLGYGKNIICNSCNNTINVCSQNEIERNFKLEEFNTSIRSMEQMEEEANLIKSYINEKFSS